In Tubulanus polymorphus chromosome 2, tnTubPoly1.2, whole genome shotgun sequence, a single window of DNA contains:
- the LOC141900296 gene encoding GTP:AMP phosphotransferase AK3, mitochondrial-like isoform X1: MSPLLCICTVPFFICSFFIVSCKMSSFARLGRAMITGPPGSGKGTISQRIIKDFDVFHLSSGDMLRHQLNSTVTGREAKKYIEKGHLVPDEIMIDMILAEIVSKRKKSWLLDGFPRTVIQAEALALAEPVDVVLNLDIPFDTIVDRIKGRWIHETSGRIYHTEFKPPKKSGLDDVTGEQLTQREDDKPETVFARLEQYKMMTEPVLNYYRKQKKVIDFKGKYTNEIWPHVHARLGEYIPHQGYTQYD, from the exons ATGTCCCCACTTCTATGTATATGTACAGTTCCATTTTTCATCTGTAGTTTCTTTATTGTTAGCTGTAAAATGAGTTCATTCGCACGATTAGGTCGAGCGATGATAACCGGGCCTCCTGGATCTGGTAAAGGAACGATTTCTCAAAGAATTATCAAAgatttcgatgtttttcatttgtcgAGTGGGGACATGCTTCGCCACCAGCTCAACAGTACAG TTACGGGTAGGgaagctaaaaagtacatCGAAAAGGGTCATCTCGTGCCGGATGAAATTATGATCGATATGATTTTGGCAGAAATTGTCAGCAAACGGAAAAAGAGTTGGTTACTCGATG GATTTCCGAGAACCGTTATACAAGCTGAAGCATTAGCTCTGGCGGAACCTGTCGATGTGGTATTGAATCTGGATATACCATTTGATACGATAGTAGACCGAATCAAAGGGCGTTGGATCCATGAAACGAGCGGAAGAATTTATCACACCGAATTCAAACCACCAAAAAAATCA GGTCTAGATGATGTGACCGGTGAACAACTTACACAGCGTGAAGATGACAAACCGGAAACAGTATTCGCTCGCCTTGAACAATACAAAATGATGACTGAACCTGTATTAAATTATTATAG gaaACAAAAGAAAGTTATCGATTTTAAAGGAAAGTATACAAATGAGATTTGGCCGCATGTGCACGCGAGATTGGGAGAGTATATCCCTCATCAGGGTTACACTCAATACGACTAA
- the LOC141900296 gene encoding GTP:AMP phosphotransferase AK3, mitochondrial-like isoform X2: MSPLLCICTVPFFICSFFIVSCKMSSFARLGRAMITGPPGSGKGTISQRIIKDFDVFHLSSGDMLRHQLNSTVTGREAKKYIEKGHLVPDEIMIDMILAEIVSKRKKSWLLDGFPRTVIQAEALALAEPVDVVLNLDIPFDTIVDRIKGRWIHETSGRIYHTEFKPPKKSGLDDVTGEQLTQREDDKPETVFARLEQYKMMTEPVLNYYREGGG; this comes from the exons ATGTCCCCACTTCTATGTATATGTACAGTTCCATTTTTCATCTGTAGTTTCTTTATTGTTAGCTGTAAAATGAGTTCATTCGCACGATTAGGTCGAGCGATGATAACCGGGCCTCCTGGATCTGGTAAAGGAACGATTTCTCAAAGAATTATCAAAgatttcgatgtttttcatttgtcgAGTGGGGACATGCTTCGCCACCAGCTCAACAGTACAG TTACGGGTAGGgaagctaaaaagtacatCGAAAAGGGTCATCTCGTGCCGGATGAAATTATGATCGATATGATTTTGGCAGAAATTGTCAGCAAACGGAAAAAGAGTTGGTTACTCGATG GATTTCCGAGAACCGTTATACAAGCTGAAGCATTAGCTCTGGCGGAACCTGTCGATGTGGTATTGAATCTGGATATACCATTTGATACGATAGTAGACCGAATCAAAGGGCGTTGGATCCATGAAACGAGCGGAAGAATTTATCACACCGAATTCAAACCACCAAAAAAATCA GGTCTAGATGATGTGACCGGTGAACAACTTACACAGCGTGAAGATGACAAACCGGAAACAGTATTCGCTCGCCTTGAACAATACAAAATGATGACTGAACCTGTATTAAATTATTATAG GGAGGGAGGTGGTTAA